A genomic region of Phragmites australis chromosome 2, lpPhrAust1.1, whole genome shotgun sequence contains the following coding sequences:
- the LOC133910115 gene encoding LOW QUALITY PROTEIN: cyclic nucleotide-gated ion channel 4-like (The sequence of the model RefSeq protein was modified relative to this genomic sequence to represent the inferred CDS: inserted 2 bases in 1 codon), with product MDDLVLENICDRVKSLIFPKGEVIVREGDPVQRMLFIVRGHRQSSQVLRNGAKSCCMLXGNFSGNELLSLCLRRPFLERLPASSSTLESTEAFGLDAADVKYETQHFRYTFTNEKVRHSASYYYSPGWRTWAAVAVQLAWRRYKHRKTLASLSFIRPRRPLSRCSSLGEEKLRLYTALLTSPKPNQDDLL from the exons atggatgatctggtgctcgAGAACATCTGCGACAGGGTCAAGTCCCTAATATTTCCCAAAGGAGAAGTC ATCGTCAGGGAAGGAGACCCGGTGCAGCGGATGCTGTTCATTGTGCGCGGCCACCGGCAGAGCAGCCAGGTGCTCCGCAACGGAGCGAAGAGCTGTTGCATGCT GGGCAACTTCAGCGGCAACGAGCTGCTGTCGTTGTGCCTGCGCCGGCCGTTCCTGGAGCGGCTGCCGGCGTCGTCGTCGACGCTGGAGAGCACGGAGGCGTTCGGGCTGGACGCCGCGGACGTCAAATACGAGACGCAGCACTTCCGGTACACCTTCACAAACGAGAAGGTGCGGCACAGCGCGAGCTACTACTACTCGCCCGGGTGGCGCACCTGGGCGGCCGTGGCGGTGCAGCTCGCGTGGCGCCGGTACAAGCACCGCAAGACGCTCGCGTCGCTTTCATTCATCCGCCCGCGCCGGCCGCTGTCGCGATGCTCGTCGCTCGGCGAGGAGAAGCTCCGCCTCTACACCGCGCTGCTCACATCGCCCAAGCCCAACCAGGACGACTTGCTCTGA